Proteins found in one Sphingomonas sp. SORGH_AS_0879 genomic segment:
- the rsmD gene encoding 16S rRNA (guanine(966)-N(2))-methyltransferase RsmD, which produces MRVIAGQWRGRPLVAPKGDVTRPTADRTREALFSMLTARLGDFEGLAVGDFFAGSGALGIEALSRGAGSCLFVEQDRSALDALRANLDKLGAKGDVRAASVMALGPARQPLDLILMDPPYGTGAGSVALDKLARLGWVGAGTWVSIETAKQEEIEVAGFTVDASRIHGKARLTLLRQA; this is translated from the coding sequence ATGCGAGTCATTGCCGGACAATGGCGGGGCCGCCCGCTGGTGGCGCCGAAGGGCGACGTGACCCGACCGACCGCTGATCGGACACGGGAGGCGCTGTTCTCCATGCTGACCGCCCGGCTGGGTGATTTCGAGGGGCTGGCGGTCGGCGACTTCTTCGCGGGTTCGGGCGCGCTGGGAATCGAGGCGCTGTCGCGCGGGGCCGGTTCGTGCCTGTTCGTCGAGCAGGATCGCAGCGCGCTGGATGCTCTCCGCGCCAATCTCGACAAGCTGGGCGCCAAGGGCGACGTTCGCGCCGCCTCGGTCATGGCGCTGGGGCCCGCGCGCCAGCCACTCGACCTGATCCTGATGGACCCGCCCTATGGCACCGGTGCGGGCAGCGTGGCGCTCGACAAGCTGGCGCGGCTCGGCTGGGTCGGCGCGGGCACCTGGGTGAGCATCGAGACCGCCAAGCAGGAAGAGATCGAGGTCGCGGGCTTCACCGTCGATGCCTCACGCATCCATGGCAAGGCGCGGCTGACCCTGTTGCGTCAGGCCTGA